TGAtaaaatctctctctctgatATGACATTTGTAGCAACTCTGATGAACTCTGGGACCACTGCAACGGTGGCCCTGCTGCGGGATGGTATTGAGCTGGTAGTGGCAAGCGTGGGTGACAGCCGTGCCCTGTTGTGTCGAAAAGGAAAGGCCATGAAACTCACCATTGACCACACaccagaaaggaaggaggagaaggaaaggtaCCTGTCGGTTTGTGTTGTGGCTTTCTGGGGAATGGCCTctggtgtgctgtgctgctgtcaggctGTTCCTAGGAAAAAGGCTAGGGCTGAACACAGCAGTCCAAGATGGAAAAAGTGGCACAGCCCCAGTTAAGTCATCTATTTCCATTTCAAGAACTGGGGATTTATGAAGTCCAACATGAGCATAAACTGTCATTGTAGTAAGACTAGCAGAGCTAGGACTGGGTACTGAGCTGTGACCACGTGGTTCAGAGACTCATTCAAGAGTTCCAAGGGATATCCAAGATGTAAAGAAATATGCTATAGTTCCcagggcagcactcagccctcTAAATCCTATCCCTTCTATGGAGCCCTTCAAACAGGGCCTCTCAGCTCAGGTCTTTGGTACCCCATCTCACATCAGCAGATAGTGGCAGAAACTGCAGCTACAGACAGGGGGAATGGTCTCAATCTGTAACtcaccttctctttctctcttgtgCCTCTGGACAGGATTAGGAAGTGCGGTGGCTTCGTTGCCTGGAACAGTTTGGGACAACCTCATGTGAATGGTAGACTTGCAATGACGCGGAGCATAGGAGATTTGGAACTTAAAAACAGTGGTGTGATAGCCCAGCCAGAAACAAAAAGGGTTCAGGTAAAAGAAAGCCTGGTTCACAGGCACAGCAATTGGACTAAGGGGCAACAAAGCTATCTGAAGCAGGTGGTGGTACCCACACAGTTTGGTCAGGTGGAACCTGACCAGGCTTTGGTTTTTACTTGTGGTGAAATAACCCATAATCAGCTCTACGTAACTTATCTCAGATTAACACTAACAAGGTAGAAGAGAATCTGGTCCTGACAGTAAAGTCAAGAAGGTCAACTTTTGAATCCCTGTTATCACAGTATAACATAGGATAACAGAAGAAAGACTGTGTGTGATATCCATTACTGAAATACAAAGGTGTCATTCTGTTTGGGTCTCGTGGTATGACACCTACTTTCAAGGTTAATGCTGGTACAGAGCTGCCACTGAGAAGTAGGTGGGATTTGGAAGAGTTACGTCACTGAGGACAGCAGAATTTGTAATGGGTTACATatctgggaggaagggaaaaggaaagggcaGTTGCATGCATCTTACCGTAGCTTGCAATTGTCCAGGAAACAGATCAACCACCCATAAGGTATTCAGCACAACCACGTTCATTGTTTTGTAAAGAGAACAAAGTCCCTCCTCTCAACTCACACTGTTTGACATTTTCCCCCAATGGATTTACCAGTCCAACAGAAAACTCTGTCCATGAGGACTGAAGGGCTCAGGAGGTGACTGCAGTGCTAACATGTCTTCACTGAAATCCTCATGGGTAATGAATGGCTCTGGTCTTCTGGCCTCACTGTATCCAGAGGGATAGAACTATCCTAGAACTATTAGTCCTCATACAGAAAGCAGGGGAACAGGCAGCACTCACAGAAAAGAGTACTTTGCAACAAAAGgtaaagaaatcaaagcagcagTTTTGCCTCACAGCACTCTCCTCACTTTTGTGCACACTTCGTACCTTTATTGCAGTTGCATCATGCAGATGACGGCTTCCTGGTCCTTACTACAGATGGTATTAACTTCATGGTGAACAGTCAGGAGATCTGTGACTTCATCAACCAATGCCATGATCCTGCTGAAGCTGCCCATGTTGTTACTGAGCAGGTAATGCTAGGGTTTCTTGAAGCATCAAAGTGCCACATCCTTGCAGGGACACAGGGCCATCATTTCAATTAATGTGCTTAGTTCTTTGTCCACAGAACTGCTGAGAATGTCATCAACATAGGCaaaaaacagcagtttcctATTGGAGGTTTTGGACAGTGATATATTCCATGGAAAGCTCTGAAGCATGcatgagcctgcagtgttgGAGCTGGGAAGAAGCAAGGAAGTCTCAGAGCATGCTGTCCTATGTGGAGTCAGACAGTTGTTCCCTTTTCTGAGCAGGATTGTGATGCTGacaatttatttcttcctccagGCAATACAGTACGGCACTGAAGATAACAGCACAGTTGTCATTGTGCCATTTGGAGCGTGGGGAAAGTATAAAAACGGCGAGATCAACTTCTCCTTCAGCCGCAGTTTTGCCTCCAGTGGGAGGTGGGCGTGAAGACCTGACACAGCTATAATTTCCTGCAATAACCTGGATACAACGTGCTGTAAGAGAACACATCCATCTGTTCATAGGTTGACTTGGTGTCTTGTCCATCTCTTCTGTTGCCAGCTATGGAAGATGCAACTGCTCCTTTGGTGCGTAATTGCTGCTTAGAGCTGATCGCATTTTACtgtgtttatttattcagaTCAGCACTGGGTTTCTAGTCCCAGCAGCTCCGCACACCATTTCATTAGCACAGACAAGTCTCTGGGCTTGAGCTATGACACATTGGTTTCATCCCAACTCTTGTTACCCAGTACTTAGTTACCCGGCAGCTGTGAAAGTCCGAGACTGAGCCATGCGGCATTTTCTTTGTACGTTAATACACAGGGGAACAAATGCAGTGTTCTTAGCAAGACAAAAAGGgagtttgttgttttcctgtacCGTGCAGCCACCCGAAGCTCCCCCACGTTTCAGGAGAGGGGGAAATGCCAGAAGCAATTAGCCTGTGGTTATGTTCTGGTGCCAGGGGCATTCCATGTAGCTGAATGGCATCCCAATAGAGCACTGCTTTGCTGGGCTTCAGGCTCTCTCTGCTATTACTTGTGATCCTTCAGTTCCAAGGAGCCACATGCTGTTGGACAGATGGGAACCCATTGGGCCCAAAGCCCCTACGGTCTCGGTGGACCATGCAGCAGCCTCTGGCACCACATTGCTTTCAGTGTATTGGTGCCCAACAAGAGCACGTAGAAGGGGTGAAAAAAGCAGCCCATTTTTGAATTTCAGAGACTATAATCAAtttgaatgtcttttttttcttctttttttttcttcttaagaaaaGGGAATTGTTTGAAAGAGCTTTCAGTTCAAGATTCTTTGGAGGTGTGAAACAGGAGAGCTCATTTCTTCATATGTGAAGATTTTCCTGCCCTTTTTTCAGTTAGTTGTAGTCTCCTGGTAGCACAAAGACAGCTGTAAAATGCCCAAAGCAAGAAAGctagagaaagaagagaatattTTAGCAACGTATGGCAATTTTGGTTAAGTTTTGGGCGTTGTTTTTACCAGGCATCAGATAGTTGGCCACCAAAACGTAGCTTTatacttcaaagaaaagatttcacttctctttctgGTGACAGTCTTTGTCCAGTGAGGCACAAAAGGCCAGAGCCCTGAGCCAGTTCGGTGTTGCTGTGATACAAGCTGCTGGTGACAGGTCAACAGCAGATCAAGCTGTTCCACATACCTCCTTCAGCCTCAGTTCTCCCTCACCCAAAATCAGTCGTGCATCTCCTGTAGCCTCCAAATTGCCCCATTGTGAGAAAATACGAGCAGAGAAAAGTGAGGCTTTTCCCATGTAGACAACGTTAGATTTTGTTCTGTGAGTGTTTCCAACAGCACAACTGTAAAAAAGCAAGGAAACCAACTGACAAGaacaaaatgtgaaagaaattgTCTGATACGAGATCTCCttacagcaaggaaaaatatttctgcgATGCCTGCTCCGATTCTCATTTTCCAGCATGAAATAAGTATCTGCATCTTTTTTTAGCCCCTTCCAGGCCCATGGTTACAGCACAGTCATTCCATGTGTTCTTCTGGTGGCAGGCTTGGGAACACCCTGCAGGTC
This DNA window, taken from Excalfactoria chinensis isolate bCotChi1 chromosome 4, bCotChi1.hap2, whole genome shotgun sequence, encodes the following:
- the PPM1K gene encoding protein phosphatase Mn(2+)-dependent 1K, whose amino-acid sequence is MSTAALIHLVRNGGYQVRRRALLTSRLLQDEKRTTAECCISTYERRASRFDSDGSGRPATWDTFGIWDNRIDEPILLPPSIKYGKPIPKVNLSKVGCASHIGKRKENEDRFDYAQLTEDVLYFAVYDGHGGAAAADFCAKNMERCIKEFAAQEENLEKVLNDAFLEINKAYERHAQLSADATLMNSGTTATVALLRDGIELVVASVGDSRALLCRKGKAMKLTIDHTPERKEEKERIRKCGGFVAWNSLGQPHVNGRLAMTRSIGDLELKNSGVIAQPETKRVQLHHADDGFLVLTTDGINFMVNSQEICDFINQCHDPAEAAHVVTEQAIQYGTEDNSTVVIVPFGAWGKYKNGEINFSFSRSFASSGRWA